A genomic stretch from Dehalococcoidia bacterium includes:
- a CDS encoding MFS transporter has product MVSLKDRVIYFFLFPWGHFTADLPGGALFIIAPAIGIAWGLTPAEIGFIITAHAIGAGIGYLPSGIMGDRVERRGLVLLFMIGWAAIGYIAASFSWSYSTLIALIAIAGFGDGGWHPAATGTMVQKMPTKRGFVLGVHLVGGIFAEVIGPVMAGVLLTFWDWNEVLRLSATPLLITFIIFFFAWPNIYRTKDSKISFSDFFSLLIPWKSIAGINMILVMISYSMAYIALLAMTPLYLLEFHGYSSVFAGSVFAIMMLSGGIIAPLMGRISDQFNRKYVNAIALVVGVLGLSILTTGNGPFMLILGATIAAGAWTGLRPGLLADAVEITGKRESTSLGIIFVFMDGIGAMGAVLAGLVGYADLRYAFVFAGVLATFSAFLSIIYSIKREISV; this is encoded by the coding sequence ATGGTCTCTTTAAAAGATCGAGTGATCTATTTTTTCTTATTTCCATGGGGTCATTTCACGGCGGACTTGCCAGGTGGTGCGCTTTTTATTATTGCTCCAGCTATAGGTATTGCCTGGGGTCTTACACCTGCAGAAATTGGATTCATCATTACGGCACATGCTATAGGGGCTGGTATTGGTTATTTGCCTTCTGGAATAATGGGCGATCGCGTTGAAAGACGTGGGTTAGTTTTATTATTCATGATTGGTTGGGCTGCAATAGGCTATATCGCAGCTTCTTTTTCATGGAGCTACAGTACATTGATTGCATTGATTGCAATTGCAGGATTTGGCGACGGCGGTTGGCATCCTGCTGCTACGGGCACAATGGTACAGAAAATGCCTACAAAAAGAGGATTTGTGCTAGGTGTGCATTTGGTAGGGGGCATATTTGCGGAAGTAATAGGACCTGTTATGGCAGGAGTTTTGCTTACTTTTTGGGATTGGAATGAAGTCTTAAGGTTATCGGCTACCCCATTACTGATTACATTTATTATATTTTTCTTTGCCTGGCCAAATATTTACCGGACCAAAGATTCGAAAATTTCCTTTTCAGATTTTTTCAGCTTATTGATCCCCTGGAAATCAATCGCTGGAATAAACATGATTCTTGTAATGATTTCTTACAGCATGGCTTATATTGCACTTTTGGCAATGACCCCTTTATATCTACTTGAATTTCACGGCTATAGTTCAGTTTTTGCAGGATCAGTATTTGCAATAATGATGCTTTCAGGAGGAATAATTGCCCCATTGATGGGTAGAATTTCAGATCAATTTAACCGCAAATATGTGAATGCAATCGCGCTAGTTGTAGGAGTATTAGGTCTGTCAATTCTTACCACCGGTAATGGGCCGTTCATGCTAATACTAGGTGCTACTATTGCGGCTGGTGCTTGGACTGGATTGAGACCTGGTTTATTGGCTGATGCAGTTGAGATTACGGGAAAAAGAGAATCAACTTCACTCGGAATAATTTTCGTCTTCATGGATGGTATTGGTGCAATGGGTGCTGTATTAGCTGGATTGGTAGGATACGCTGACCTGCGTTACGCATTTGTATTTGCAGGAGTCTTGGCAACATTTTCTGCGTTTCTTTCGATAATTTATTCGATTAAGAGAGAGATATCGGTTTGA
- a CDS encoding RidA family protein: protein MPQIEYLQPEGLSPNGNRYTHVVKVGPWVFIAGQTASDGEGNVVGINDPQAQVGQVMKNLTQAVESVGGTFDDIVKTTVYVVGEQNLDIIRQERAKYRTANPPTSTLLVISGLAKPEFLLEIEAVAYVE from the coding sequence ATGCCTCAAATTGAATATTTGCAACCAGAAGGTTTGTCACCGAATGGAAATCGATACACGCATGTTGTCAAAGTAGGCCCATGGGTTTTCATCGCGGGTCAGACCGCCTCTGATGGGGAGGGTAATGTAGTTGGTATTAATGACCCTCAGGCTCAGGTAGGTCAGGTCATGAAAAATTTGACACAAGCTGTTGAATCAGTTGGAGGCACATTTGATGATATTGTTAAGACTACCGTTTATGTAGTAGGTGAGCAAAACTTAGATATTATTCGTCAAGAGCGCGCTAAATACCGAACTGCTAACCCTCCAACTAGTACACTTTTAGTTATTTCAGGTTTGGCAAAACCAGAGTTTTTACTTGAAATTGAAGCAGTAGCGTACGTCGAATAG
- a CDS encoding UTP--glucose-1-phosphate uridylyltransferase: MKIRTAVIVAAGLGTRFLPISKSVPKEMLPIIDLPVIHYSVAQAVEAGVDKIIIVTSSGKAALEDYFDFSNEHETPVNSHTYPRLQEIKNISNRANIITVRQSAPLGLGHAVLTAKQAVGVEPFIVYLPDEILIGTPSVTLQLLDAYKRLGNAIGVIEVPWKEVSRYGIVEGERISARDTKLIRCIEKPEQNNAPTNLAFVGPYIFSPKIFDCLESISPGSGGEIQLTDAIDMLANLEPVHTHLFDGNRYDAGTPLGLMKTGIELALQNPLYRSEVLDWIQNLKF; encoded by the coding sequence ATGAAAATACGTACTGCTGTAATAGTAGCTGCAGGTTTGGGAACTAGGTTTCTTCCAATTTCGAAATCTGTGCCTAAAGAAATGCTCCCTATAATCGACCTACCAGTCATACACTACTCAGTAGCACAAGCCGTAGAAGCTGGAGTAGACAAAATTATAATTGTTACTTCAAGTGGCAAAGCAGCGTTGGAAGATTATTTTGATTTTAGCAATGAGCATGAAACTCCCGTAAATTCACATACCTACCCACGACTGCAGGAAATAAAAAATATTTCCAATAGGGCTAATATCATCACAGTGAGGCAAAGTGCACCACTTGGGTTAGGGCATGCTGTACTTACGGCAAAACAGGCTGTAGGAGTTGAACCATTTATTGTCTACCTTCCTGATGAAATTCTTATCGGAACACCATCAGTAACCCTGCAATTACTAGACGCCTACAAAAGATTGGGGAATGCTATCGGGGTAATTGAAGTTCCGTGGAAAGAGGTATCAAGATATGGAATTGTTGAAGGAGAACGGATATCCGCACGTGACACAAAATTGATCCGGTGCATAGAAAAGCCCGAACAAAATAATGCGCCGACAAATCTTGCATTTGTCGGTCCCTATATTTTCTCTCCTAAAATTTTTGATTGCCTTGAATCTATTTCTCCAGGAAGTGGAGGAGAAATTCAACTAACGGATGCCATTGATATGCTTGCAAATTTGGAACCAGTACATACTCACTTGTTCGACGGAAACAGGTACGATGCAGGCACTCCCTTGGGCCTAATGAAAACTGGTATAGAGTTAGCACTTCAAAACCCGCTGTACCGATCAGAAGTGTTAGATTGGATACAAAATCTTAAGTTTTAA
- a CDS encoding MFS transporter: MTNEFGWTRSLYTMPMSIGSFLGGIGGLIIGPIMDKHGARWVMGIAIFIMGLTFILMGYVENITHHFVLQILGRTVIASTFFMVVGVVIPKWFITMRGRAIAFANLGQRLGQIAFPVMAERILSFSSWRTAWIAMGFTVWISSLIPTLALLRRQPEDYGLLPDGIDIRKESSRLEDSFNRRMVLKSQAFYLIAIAVCIQSFVTTTIHFHWFSYLTDIGISSSAAVISLSISPFVSMPISIMAGFSAEKIPVQKLMAASYYFMALSIILFLFADTNLIAHLFGFAFGIATGVLFTVMNVVWADYFGRNSIGGIRGLVSPAHMLCNSLGPLMAAWSFDLTGSYTSIFIISACLSAAGGSLLLLAKKPEISNT, from the coding sequence ATGACCAACGAGTTTGGCTGGACTAGATCCTTATACACAATGCCAATGTCTATTGGTTCTTTTTTAGGCGGAATTGGTGGATTGATTATAGGCCCCATCATGGACAAGCATGGTGCCCGATGGGTTATGGGCATAGCAATTTTTATTATGGGGTTAACTTTCATCCTGATGGGTTATGTAGAAAATATTACTCATCATTTCGTGCTTCAGATCTTGGGTCGAACTGTAATTGCATCAACTTTTTTTATGGTAGTCGGTGTTGTGATTCCAAAATGGTTTATCACAATGAGAGGAAGGGCAATCGCCTTTGCTAACCTCGGTCAAAGATTAGGGCAAATCGCATTCCCTGTAATGGCAGAGCGGATACTGTCGTTTAGCAGTTGGCGCACAGCATGGATAGCAATGGGATTCACAGTATGGATCTCATCTCTGATTCCCACATTAGCGTTATTACGAAGACAACCCGAAGATTATGGATTACTGCCAGATGGGATCGATATAAGGAAGGAATCTTCTAGGTTAGAAGATTCCTTCAATCGGCGAATGGTGCTTAAATCTCAAGCATTTTACTTGATAGCCATTGCAGTATGTATTCAAAGTTTTGTAACAACAACAATACATTTTCATTGGTTTTCTTACCTTACCGATATAGGTATATCAAGCAGTGCTGCTGTAATTTCTTTATCTATATCACCATTTGTATCAATGCCTATATCAATAATGGCAGGTTTTAGTGCTGAAAAAATCCCTGTCCAGAAATTAATGGCTGCAAGTTACTATTTCATGGCACTGAGCATCATATTGTTTCTCTTTGCCGATACTAATTTAATTGCACATTTATTTGGATTTGCTTTTGGGATTGCAACTGGTGTGCTTTTCACGGTTATGAATGTTGTCTGGGCAGATTATTTCGGTCGTAATTCCATTGGAGGGATACGAGGACTCGTATCCCCTGCGCATATGCTTTGTAATTCACTTGGTCCATTGATGGCAGCTTGGTCTTTCGATTTAACAGGAAGCTACACAAGTATATTCATAATTAGTGCATGTCTCAGCGCGGCGGGAGGTTCATTACTCCTCTTAGCAAAAAAACCAGAGATCTCAAATACCTAA
- a CDS encoding Rieske 2Fe-2S domain-containing protein, translating to MLTQDQNDRLTKVGPGTPIGELLRRYWYPISTSQNLQENPVQSIRLLGENFTLFRDRSCNLGLIGQRCLHRNVDLRLGIPEKDGLRCPYHGWLYDSNGNCIEMPAEINKTTFASRVKIDSYAVEELGGLIWGYIGPNPAPLLPKWGIFVRENALRQIGTTVLNCNWLQCQENSVDQVHAEYVHGHLGLYSMERRGISDPAMKDRFESIKRHHLKIGFEEFEYGIIKRRVIEGLDESSPHWKTGHPMVFPNVVLIGRPGLEEFQIRIPIDDTHTWHLVYECYTPGQEVVVPEQTPVPSYEVPVENLPVHVIGQDMIAWEGQGEVTDRSAEKLTEMDRGLIMLRKMIEDQARIVEDGGDPMCTFRNPEENQCIELPMEKYGISHYQKGDIQYNNTGMFSPVWGKFDEYLTAASEKARATGLEGDQGIFSNRI from the coding sequence ATGCTAACTCAAGATCAAAATGACCGTTTAACAAAAGTAGGCCCAGGAACACCTATAGGAGAATTATTACGTAGATATTGGTATCCAATATCTACATCTCAGAACTTGCAAGAAAATCCAGTCCAATCAATACGGCTGTTAGGTGAAAATTTCACATTATTTAGAGATCGTTCTTGTAATTTAGGGCTAATTGGCCAGCGATGCCTTCACCGAAATGTAGACTTGCGCCTAGGGATTCCTGAAAAAGATGGATTAAGGTGTCCCTACCATGGATGGCTATACGACTCAAATGGCAACTGTATTGAAATGCCTGCTGAAATTAACAAAACCACATTTGCTTCGCGCGTCAAAATTGATAGCTACGCAGTTGAAGAGCTTGGCGGTTTAATCTGGGGGTATATTGGCCCTAACCCTGCTCCGTTGCTACCTAAATGGGGAATCTTCGTTCGCGAAAATGCATTACGTCAAATCGGTACCACTGTCCTGAATTGTAATTGGCTTCAATGCCAAGAAAATTCTGTAGACCAAGTTCATGCTGAATATGTCCACGGCCATCTAGGTCTGTATTCAATGGAAAGACGAGGTATCAGTGATCCAGCAATGAAAGATCGATTTGAATCAATTAAACGTCATCATTTAAAAATAGGGTTCGAGGAGTTCGAGTACGGTATTATCAAAAGACGTGTTATTGAAGGGCTTGATGAAAGCTCTCCTCACTGGAAAACAGGGCATCCTATGGTTTTCCCAAACGTAGTGTTGATTGGTAGACCCGGATTAGAAGAATTCCAAATTCGTATCCCAATAGACGACACACATACGTGGCATTTAGTTTATGAGTGTTATACACCCGGGCAAGAAGTTGTTGTTCCTGAGCAAACCCCGGTTCCTTCTTACGAAGTACCTGTTGAAAATTTACCTGTACATGTTATTGGTCAAGATATGATCGCATGGGAAGGTCAAGGTGAAGTAACCGATAGATCAGCAGAAAAGTTAACAGAAATGGATAGAGGATTGATCATGCTAAGGAAAATGATCGAGGATCAAGCAAGGATTGTAGAAGATGGAGGAGACCCGATGTGTACTTTCCGCAATCCAGAAGAAAACCAATGCATTGAACTCCCTATGGAAAAATATGGAATTAGTCATTACCAAAAAGGCGACATTCAGTACAACAACACAGGCATGTTTAGCCCAGTATGGGGCAAATTTGATGAATATTTAACTGCTGCTTCAGAAAAAGCAAGAGCAACGGGCCTCGAGGGAGACCAAGGCATATTCTCAAATAGAATTTGA
- the rsmA gene encoding 16S rRNA (adenine(1518)-N(6)/adenine(1519)-N(6))-dimethyltransferase RsmA, whose translation MFHRSPKKSLGQHFLTDRNLLAVIADAASISSVDTVIEIGPGRGSLTEVLATRANRVIAIELDSELIEPLKSLEFANVKIVEGDARAANPDDLLGECSSYKLVGNLPYYAALPIIRSFFESTCRPSQSVFLLQKEVAMQICASPGSYSLASLGVQIFGDPRICKIVKPGSFSPAPKVTSAIVAIESHDHYINRILNIPLFFKLLRAGFAAPRKQLRNSIALGLSIENKMSEELLSLASINYQRRAETLSIEEWINLYNYWREMD comes from the coding sequence TTGTTTCATCGCTCCCCCAAAAAAAGCCTCGGGCAACATTTTTTAACAGATCGTAATTTACTTGCAGTAATTGCAGACGCTGCAAGTATTTCCAGCGTCGATACAGTAATTGAAATAGGTCCTGGGAGAGGATCGTTGACAGAAGTTCTGGCAACACGTGCTAATAGAGTCATAGCAATTGAGCTTGACTCTGAGCTGATAGAGCCTCTAAAAAGCTTGGAGTTTGCGAATGTGAAAATTGTTGAAGGCGATGCTCGTGCAGCAAACCCTGATGACCTTCTAGGTGAATGTAGTTCCTATAAGCTCGTAGGGAATCTGCCCTATTACGCAGCTTTACCAATAATTCGAAGTTTTTTCGAATCAACATGCAGGCCTTCACAATCAGTATTCCTTCTCCAAAAGGAAGTCGCGATGCAAATTTGTGCAAGTCCCGGGTCGTATTCACTAGCATCTTTAGGAGTCCAAATATTTGGGGACCCCAGAATATGCAAAATCGTTAAGCCTGGTTCTTTTTCGCCTGCCCCTAAAGTTACCTCTGCCATAGTTGCAATTGAATCACATGATCATTACATCAATCGAATACTTAATATTCCTTTGTTTTTCAAACTCCTTCGGGCAGGTTTTGCAGCACCGAGGAAACAGTTACGAAACTCTATCGCCCTTGGCCTTTCTATAGAAAACAAAATGTCAGAAGAATTATTGTCATTAGCAAGCATTAATTATCAACGTCGAGCAGAGACACTTTCGATTGAAGAATGGATTAATTTATATAATTACTGGCGAGAAATGGATTGA
- a CDS encoding SDR family oxidoreductase, which yields MNKTNSLKNKIVLITGASRGIGKHLAIAMACEGAKLVITSRKFNQSPGQGGTLADTLSAIQMLGAEVLAVPATITEATGAKALIDQTIKKFGRIDILVNNAGIYPDQEIVETPPEDWINAVDVNLNSLFYLIHYSLPHMIEAGQGRIVNVSSEMTLRRRPGRAAYSATKAAVDVFSQVLAEELKPKNIEVNVWTPGHVRTDMSGDKATEEVEVVEDSFMWMISQEHMALTGKILRRPEFGIEWGPA from the coding sequence ATGAATAAAACGAATAGTTTGAAAAATAAAATCGTTCTTATAACGGGTGCAAGCAGAGGAATCGGTAAACACTTGGCTATAGCGATGGCATGCGAGGGAGCTAAACTAGTAATTACTTCGAGGAAATTCAACCAGTCTCCAGGGCAAGGTGGGACTCTTGCGGACACATTATCTGCGATACAAATGCTTGGGGCTGAAGTATTGGCGGTACCTGCGACTATAACCGAAGCTACAGGTGCAAAAGCACTAATTGACCAAACCATTAAAAAATTTGGCAGAATTGATATTCTTGTCAACAATGCTGGAATTTATCCGGACCAGGAAATAGTAGAAACCCCTCCAGAAGACTGGATTAACGCAGTAGATGTGAACTTGAATTCATTATTTTACCTAATTCATTACTCCTTACCTCACATGATTGAAGCTGGCCAAGGACGCATCGTCAACGTCTCGAGTGAAATGACATTGAGGCGTCGCCCCGGACGTGCGGCATACAGTGCAACAAAGGCTGCAGTTGACGTCTTTTCACAGGTACTGGCAGAAGAGCTAAAACCTAAAAATATCGAAGTAAACGTATGGACGCCTGGTCACGTCAGAACAGACATGTCTGGAGATAAAGCGACCGAAGAAGTGGAAGTAGTCGAAGATTCATTTATGTGGATGATTTCTCAAGAACATATGGCATTAACAGGCAAGATTTTAAGAAGACCAGAATTTGGTATTGAGTGGGGGCCTGCTTAG
- a CDS encoding cupin domain-containing protein, translating to MPDETNVKDDIARGGSGDGRFIYDRWMENQNVPIHRGYFIEDLRTIEVGPWHERECNAAFIQVSGMEGVAEARLTELPPGASAPPMKFALDEIVYTVSGHGIATVWTSGVDKHSFEFGPRSLFLIPRGAYRQFANARGDQSLRMLHNNYLPVAMSLEPDPGFFFDNPYEHPELLRPTEQELYAVAKRAPAMGRGATWYGNFFTDMAAWNDLVPHRQRGGGGHVVDVSFPNSQMGGHMSVFPPGTYKKGHRHGPGRVIVIPAGEGYSIMWPEGGEKIIAPWHEGSMFTPPDRWFHQHFNVSVEPARYLALAPLPQFSGHSEKVEDRARDQIEYPVEEGWIREKFAEELASRGLESLMPEEAYTNANFNWEYASTEERGAVLGTKGADR from the coding sequence ATGCCTGATGAAACGAACGTAAAAGACGATATAGCACGTGGAGGAAGCGGTGATGGTCGATTCATCTATGACAGATGGATGGAAAACCAAAATGTCCCTATCCATAGAGGCTATTTCATTGAAGATTTGAGAACTATAGAAGTAGGTCCTTGGCATGAAAGGGAATGTAATGCGGCTTTCATTCAAGTATCAGGAATGGAAGGAGTGGCAGAAGCTCGCCTAACTGAGTTACCACCCGGTGCTAGCGCACCGCCAATGAAATTCGCACTAGATGAAATTGTTTACACTGTCTCTGGGCATGGAATTGCAACAGTATGGACAAGCGGGGTTGATAAACATAGTTTTGAATTTGGCCCAAGGAGTCTATTCCTAATTCCTAGGGGAGCATATCGCCAATTCGCAAATGCCAGAGGTGATCAATCTTTGCGAATGCTGCACAATAATTACTTGCCAGTAGCAATGTCTTTGGAACCTGATCCTGGCTTCTTTTTTGATAACCCATACGAGCACCCAGAGCTCCTAAGACCTACCGAACAAGAACTCTATGCTGTTGCAAAACGAGCTCCTGCTATGGGTAGAGGAGCCACATGGTACGGCAATTTCTTTACTGACATGGCTGCTTGGAATGACTTGGTACCTCATCGGCAAAGAGGTGGTGGTGGCCATGTCGTTGACGTCTCATTTCCAAATTCACAAATGGGGGGCCATATGTCGGTCTTTCCCCCAGGAACTTACAAAAAAGGCCATAGGCATGGACCAGGTAGGGTTATAGTAATCCCTGCGGGTGAAGGCTATTCAATTATGTGGCCCGAAGGTGGAGAAAAAATCATAGCACCATGGCATGAAGGCAGTATGTTCACTCCGCCAGATAGATGGTTCCATCAGCATTTTAATGTCAGCGTAGAGCCAGCTAGATACCTAGCTCTAGCGCCTCTTCCCCAATTTTCTGGTCATAGTGAAAAAGTTGAAGATCGTGCACGTGATCAAATTGAGTATCCTGTAGAAGAAGGATGGATACGCGAAAAATTTGCAGAGGAATTAGCTTCACGCGGATTGGAAAGCTTGATGCCCGAAGAAGCCTATACAAATGCCAATTTTAATTGGGAATATGCTTCTACTGAAGAGCGTGGAGCAGTGCTAGGTACCAAAGGAGCAGATAGATAG
- the ispE gene encoding 4-(cytidine 5'-diphospho)-2-C-methyl-D-erythritol kinase: MIHLLAPAKINLSLEIIGPLDSNYYEVRTVLQSVSLFDELFFDHLKDMRLNIDNSINFDEEDIVLKAARLLQRKFDVSLGASIRVIKNIPISAGLGGGSSDAATTLLGLNKLWRLNLSDDELHDVASELGSDVPFFINGGTRYGEGRGDELSKLPMPTQNYVVIFSPTEGIRESKTKSMFGLIQDNHFTDGSRTAELIEAINSQKPLSHLLFNVFDAVASLAYSPYVGTKSVLGDLISAPYILTGSGPSLFALFSSEKDMMQVVNQNKLAGYIAYPARLISSWSTQGLDGGSVENIFNESDRSENASN, encoded by the coding sequence GTGATTCATTTATTGGCTCCAGCAAAAATTAATCTTAGCTTAGAAATTATTGGTCCTTTGGACTCTAATTACTACGAGGTCCGTACTGTGCTTCAATCAGTAAGTCTTTTTGACGAATTATTTTTTGATCACTTAAAAGATATGCGTCTCAATATTGATAATTCAATAAATTTTGATGAAGAGGACATAGTGCTAAAGGCTGCAAGGCTTTTACAAAGAAAATTTGACGTCTCTTTAGGGGCCTCTATTCGAGTAATCAAAAATATACCCATATCAGCTGGTTTAGGCGGGGGCAGTAGCGATGCTGCCACTACTCTTCTTGGTCTTAACAAACTATGGAGGCTTAATTTAAGTGACGATGAACTGCACGATGTTGCAAGTGAATTGGGAAGTGATGTTCCATTCTTTATTAATGGTGGCACTCGTTATGGGGAGGGGCGTGGTGATGAACTTAGTAAATTGCCTATGCCTACACAAAACTATGTGGTCATATTTAGCCCTACCGAAGGAATCCGTGAAAGCAAAACCAAAAGTATGTTCGGATTGATACAAGATAACCATTTTACAGATGGTTCAAGGACTGCGGAATTGATTGAAGCTATCAACTCTCAGAAGCCATTATCACATCTCCTATTTAACGTATTTGATGCTGTTGCAAGTCTTGCTTATTCGCCTTATGTTGGAACAAAATCAGTGCTAGGAGACTTGATCTCTGCTCCGTACATATTAACGGGTTCCGGGCCAAGCTTATTTGCATTATTTTCAAGCGAAAAGGATATGATGCAAGTCGTTAATCAGAACAAACTAGCAGGGTATATTGCGTATCCAGCTAGATTGATTTCAAGTTGGTCTACTCAAGGCTTGGATGGTGGTAGTGTAGAAAATATTTTTAACGAATCTGATAGGAGTGAAAATGCCTCAAATTGA
- a CDS encoding dienelactone hydrolase family protein, which yields MPGLNLHPPIDTKTIQLMGHNNDSIDAYIAKPSIGGPFASVIVAHHMPGWDEWCIEVTRRLAHHGYLAVCPNLHDRFGPGTAAEMSARVRDDGGQRDEFVIGDLQGTLDYVRNLDEATGKVGIIGFCSGGRVSYMAAAKLNLDAAVDCWGGNVIPTPDRINENQPIPVIEMTSDISCPVLGLFGNDDGNPDPVQVDSIESELQKHGKNYEFHRYDGAGHAFFNWAGSSYRPEQAADGWQKVFAFYEKHLLSN from the coding sequence ATGCCAGGTTTAAATCTACATCCACCTATAGACACTAAAACAATTCAATTGATGGGTCATAATAATGATTCTATTGATGCGTATATTGCGAAACCTTCCATCGGAGGTCCTTTTGCAAGTGTAATTGTCGCGCATCATATGCCTGGTTGGGACGAGTGGTGTATAGAAGTCACTCGCAGATTGGCGCATCACGGCTATTTAGCAGTATGCCCTAATTTACATGATCGATTTGGACCTGGAACAGCTGCAGAAATGTCTGCTCGAGTTAGAGATGATGGCGGGCAGAGAGATGAATTTGTTATAGGCGATCTACAAGGAACACTTGATTATGTTAGAAACTTAGATGAGGCAACTGGAAAAGTTGGGATAATTGGGTTTTGTTCGGGCGGCAGAGTTTCGTACATGGCAGCCGCGAAACTTAATTTGGACGCCGCTGTTGATTGCTGGGGGGGCAATGTTATACCTACTCCGGATCGAATAAATGAAAATCAACCTATTCCTGTCATAGAAATGACATCAGACATTAGTTGTCCCGTTTTGGGTCTTTTTGGTAACGACGATGGAAACCCTGACCCTGTTCAAGTTGATTCGATTGAGTCCGAGCTTCAGAAGCACGGAAAAAATTATGAATTTCATCGATACGATGGCGCAGGCCATGCATTCTTTAACTGGGCGGGTTCCTCTTATCGCCCTGAGCAGGCTGCAGACGGATGGCAAAAGGTATTTGCTTTTTATGAGAAGCATTTACTGAGTAATTGA
- a CDS encoding zinc-binding dehydrogenase, with protein MKAAFIRTHGDPEVIEVGEQPYPTLKAGEVILKVHATGLNRLELYSRAGTRGTKLPDESMPHILGGECSGEIVEIGMGVSHLSVGQRVVVNPHCGKQILGTTRAGSNAEYVASCAENVIPIPDSLSFEQAAGLPTVYLPTWGIIIREGQLQKSETAVVLSSSSGVGTAAIQIIKGVVGADCIAVTSSEEKIGKSLALGADHAINYKTENIKERILEITNGKGADLVVDSTGALFFEDAYASLARGGRFGICGVTAGYQSQIHLGQLFSKQLKLFGTFMGSMEELKNIVHEASKGNISTHIHKLIGLEELKDAHEEMEKSEHFGKFIVSIN; from the coding sequence TTGAAGGCAGCTTTTATTCGAACACACGGAGATCCCGAAGTAATTGAGGTGGGTGAGCAGCCATACCCAACTTTAAAAGCAGGCGAAGTAATACTGAAAGTTCACGCTACGGGATTAAATAGGCTGGAATTATACTCGCGTGCTGGAACTAGAGGCACGAAACTACCTGACGAATCAATGCCCCATATTTTAGGAGGGGAATGCTCAGGGGAGATAGTAGAGATTGGCATGGGCGTCTCGCATCTTTCTGTAGGCCAACGAGTAGTAGTCAACCCTCACTGCGGAAAGCAAATACTTGGGACTACTAGAGCCGGATCAAATGCCGAGTACGTTGCATCTTGCGCAGAAAATGTGATTCCTATACCAGATTCATTATCTTTTGAGCAAGCTGCTGGTCTTCCTACTGTATATCTTCCAACTTGGGGGATAATTATCCGGGAGGGGCAGCTGCAAAAATCAGAGACCGCAGTAGTTCTGTCCTCATCTAGTGGTGTTGGAACTGCGGCTATTCAAATAATTAAAGGGGTCGTAGGCGCTGATTGCATTGCTGTTACCAGTAGTGAAGAAAAAATTGGTAAATCACTAGCGCTTGGTGCAGATCATGCAATTAACTACAAAACGGAAAATATAAAAGAACGCATCCTGGAAATTACTAACGGAAAAGGTGCAGATCTAGTTGTCGATAGCACAGGAGCTTTATTTTTTGAAGACGCTTATGCGTCATTAGCACGAGGCGGACGATTTGGAATATGCGGCGTAACTGCAGGCTACCAATCGCAAATTCATTTAGGCCAGCTCTTTAGTAAACAGCTGAAATTGTTTGGAACGTTTATGGGATCAATGGAAGAATTGAAAAATATTGTTCATGAAGCAAGCAAGGGTAATATAAGTACGCATATTCACAAACTTATTGGGTTAGAAGAGTTGAAAGACGCGCACGAGGAAATGGAAAAATCTGAGCATTTTGGAAAATTCATTGTCTCCATTAACTAA